The Eriocheir sinensis breed Jianghai 21 chromosome 49, ASM2467909v1, whole genome shotgun sequence genome has a segment encoding these proteins:
- the LOC126981625 gene encoding uncharacterized protein LOC126981625: protein MGNTTESGELNKGVEVTYQIILPILVVAGIVGSVVSILVLIQSNLKKAIGNRYFLALSCCDLCLSISYIIIAVTACGCDFEWYSSAWFFAHFGWSVTCTFHALGTYIVIFMSLDRFVGVWFPPTYKILTQPPYDITKRLVFAVVLCFGLHVPYMVDAEVLCVDPSVNKTMTYVVHAKDNCTSDIYNTNDGFQKSFKEPWHEVYRYIYNLLVRWLPCALLIVLNFGLVLAVVIGRVKLPRSRDEVKAKVSKLESRAKRQLKINKQEKVLVATAIAMTASYVVMTMPITIFLTGYAKSNDNRCTESSPAETLRHVGNIAQILEHVLHGVYLLLINPSFRQELLCLLQCKKSPDDGHSSVDHSLSNGNRPLSRSFRSIKACRDSIAHGPVVADTVAKETSEELKSLGRDSLKETSKPLSHCVPHGFSGPNAAVKTPSSYT from the exons ATGGGGAACACAACGGAGAGTGGTGAGCTGAACAAAGGCGTGGAGGTCACCTACCAGATAATCCTACCCATACTGGTGGTGGCAGGCATAGTTGGCAGCGTCGTCAGCATCCTGGTGCTCATCCAATCGAACCTCAAGAAAGCCATCGGTAACAG ATACTTCCTGGCACTGTCGTGCTGTGACCTGTGCCTCAGCATCTCGTACATCATCATCGCCGTCACAGCCTGCGGTTGTGACTTCGAGTGGTATTCCTCAGCCTGGTTCTTCGCGCACTTTGGCTGGAGCGTCACATGCACATTCCACGCGCTGGGAACCTACATCGTCATCTTCATGTCACTGGACCGGTTCGTGGGCGTGTGGTTCCCACCGACGTACAAGATACTGACTCAACCGCCTTACGACATCACCAAGAGGCTGGTGTTTGCCGTCGTGTTGTGCTTCGGCCTGCACGTGCCCTACATGGTGGACGCCGAGGTGCTGTGCGTGGATCCGTCCGTCAACAAAACCATGACCTACGTCGTTCATGCGAAGGACAACTGCACCAGCGACATCTACAACACCAACGACGGCTTCCAAAAGAGCTTCAAGGAGCCATGGCACGAAGTGTACCGCTACATCTACAACCTGCTGGTGCGCTGGCTGCCCTGCGCCCTGCTGATCGTCCTCAACTTCGGACTGGTGCTGGCGGTGGTCATCGGGAGGGTGAAGCTACCCCGTTCCCGGGATGAGGTAAAGGCCAAGGTGTCAAAGCTCGAGTCTCGGGCGAAGCGACAACTCAAGATAAACAAACAGGAGAAGGTGTTAGTGGCAACAGCCATAGCCATGACGGCCTCCTACGTGGTAATGACGATGCCCATCACAATCTTCCTGACAGGCTACGCTAAGTCCAACGATAATCGCTGCACGGAGTCCAGCCCCGCGGAGACACTGAGGCACGTGGGGAACATCGCCCAGATACTGGAGCACGTGCTGCATGGCGtatacctcctccttatcaacccGTCCTTCCGACAGGAGCTGCTCTGCCTACTACAGTGCAAGAAGTCACCCGACGATGGGCATTCAAGCGTTGACCATTCTCTGTCCAATGGTAACCGCCCTCTCAGCAGAAGCTTCCGCTCCATCAAGGCTTGCAGGGACTCCATTGCCCACGGACCTGTGGTCGCTGACACTGTGGCAAAGGAGACTTCAGAAGAATTAAAATCACTCGGCAGAGACTCCTTAAAAGAGACCTCGAAGCCTCTCAGCCACTGTGTT CCTCATGGTTTCAGTGGACCCAATGCAGCAGTCAAAACCCCGTCCAGTTACACTTAA
- the LOC126981626 gene encoding uncharacterized protein LOC126981626 — protein MVNTMECTELDNGAVITYQIILPMLVAVGLVGSAISIIVLSKPSLKNVMGNKYFLALSLCDLSLIFSYIIIAATANGCVLKSYASAWYFAHFGWSVTCTVHALGTYIVIFMSLDRFVGVWFPMWFVAITQQPFNINKKLLFATVLCFGLHVPYMVDAEVLCVEPSVNKTRACVVHAKDICTSDLYNSNDGFQKSFKEPWHEVYRCIYSLLVRWLPCALLIVLNFGLMLAVVTGRVKLPRAQGEVEAKASKVEAGKQRQLKKNKQEKVLVATAIAMTASYVVMTMPITIFLTGYAKPNATRCTESSPEENLRHVGNITQMLEHVLHGVYLLLINPSFRKELLCLLRCRKSTSEIFKQ, from the exons ATGGTGAATACAATGGAGTGTACTGAGCTGGACAATGGCGCGGTGATCACCTACCAGATAATCCTGCCCATGCTGGTGGCGGTAGGCTTGGTTGGCAGCGCCATCAGCATCATAGTGCTCAGCAAACCCAGCCTCAAGAACGTCATGGGTAACAA GTACTTCCTGGCACTATCGTTGTGTGACCTGTCCCTCATCTTCTCATACATCATCATCGCCGCCACGGCCAATGGTTGTGTCCTCAAGAGCTACGCATCAGCCTGGTACTTCGCGCACTTTGGTTGGAGCGTCACATGCACAGTCCACGCGCTGGGAACCTACATCGTCATCTTCATGTCACTGGACCGGTTCGTGGGCGTGTGGTTCCCGATGTGGTTCGTGGCGATAACTCAGCAGCCTTTCAACATCAACAAGAAGCTGTTGTTTGCTACCGTGCTGTGCTTCGGCCTGCACGTGCCCTACATGGTGGACGCCGAGGTGCTGTGCGTGGAACCGTCCGTCAACAAAACCAGGGCCTGCGTCGTTCATGCGAAGGACATCTGCACCAGCGACCTCTACAACTCCAACGACGGCTTCCAAAAGAGTTTCAAGGAGCCATGGCACGAAGTGTACCGCTGCATCTATAGCCTGCTGGTGCGCTGGCTGCCCTGCGCCCTGCTGATCGTCCTCAACTTCGGACTGATGCTGGCGGTGGTCACCGGGAGGGTGAAGCTACCCCGGGCTCAGGGTGAGGTAGAGGCCAAGGCGTCAAAGGTCGAGGCGGGAAAGCAGCGACAACTCAAGAAGAACAAACAGGAGAAGGTGTTAGTGGCAACAGCCATAGCCATGACGGCCTCGTATGTGGTGATGACGATGCCCATCACAATCTTCCTGACAGGCTACGCTAAGCCCAACGCTACACGCTGCACGGAATCTAGCCCCGAGGAGAATCTGAGGCACGTGGGGAACATCACCCAGATGCTGGAGCACGTGCTGCACGGCgtatacctcctcctcatcaaccCGTCCTTCCGAAAGGAGCTGCTCTGCCTACTACGGTGCAGGAAGTCAACCAGCGAAATTTTCAAGCAGTGA